A single region of the Pseudomonas sp. B21-023 genome encodes:
- the gorA gene encoding glutathione-disulfide reductase: MAYDFDLFVIGAGSGGVRAARFAAGFGAKVAVAESRYLGGTCVNVGCVPKKLLVYGAHVADELEQAAGFGWTLEEGHFDWGTLIANKNREIERLNGIYRNLLVNSGVTLLQGHARITGANEVEVEGQRYTAATILIATGGWPQVPDIPGKELAITSNEAFYLKALPRRVLVVGGGYIAVEFAGIFQGLGAATTLLYRGDLFLRGFDGSVRTHLKEELEKRGMDLQFNADIQRIDKLDDGSLKATLKDGRELVADCIFYATGRRPMLDNLGLENTGVELDPRGFIRVDEQLQTTEPSILAIGDVIGRVQLTPVALAEGMAVARRLFKPEQYRPVDYQNIPTAVFSQPPIGTVGLTEEQALAAGHKVQIFESRFRAMKLTLTDIQEKTLMKLVVDAETDKVLGCHMVGPDAGEIIQGLGIALKAGATKQQFDETIGVHPTAAEEFVTMRTVTR, translated from the coding sequence GCGCGCGGCGCGATTCGCCGCGGGCTTCGGTGCCAAGGTGGCGGTGGCCGAGAGCCGTTACCTGGGGGGCACCTGCGTCAATGTCGGCTGTGTGCCGAAGAAACTGCTGGTGTACGGCGCCCATGTGGCCGACGAGCTGGAACAGGCCGCCGGCTTCGGTTGGACCCTCGAGGAGGGGCATTTCGACTGGGGTACGTTGATCGCCAACAAGAACCGCGAGATCGAGCGCCTCAACGGCATCTATCGCAACTTGCTGGTCAACAGTGGCGTCACCCTGCTGCAGGGACATGCCCGGATCACCGGCGCCAATGAAGTAGAGGTCGAGGGCCAGCGCTACACGGCGGCCACCATTCTGATCGCCACCGGTGGCTGGCCACAGGTGCCCGACATCCCCGGCAAGGAGCTGGCGATCACCTCCAACGAAGCCTTCTACCTCAAGGCATTGCCACGTCGCGTGCTGGTAGTGGGTGGTGGCTATATCGCCGTTGAGTTCGCCGGTATCTTCCAGGGTCTGGGCGCCGCTACCACGCTGCTGTATCGCGGCGACCTGTTCCTGCGCGGTTTCGACGGTTCGGTGCGCACGCACCTGAAGGAAGAGCTGGAAAAGCGCGGCATGGATCTTCAGTTCAACGCCGATATCCAGCGCATCGACAAACTCGACGACGGCAGCCTCAAGGCTACCCTCAAGGATGGTCGCGAGCTGGTGGCCGATTGCATCTTCTACGCCACCGGGCGGCGGCCGATGCTGGACAACCTGGGCCTGGAAAACACCGGGGTGGAGCTGGATCCGCGTGGTTTCATCCGTGTCGATGAGCAGCTCCAGACCACCGAGCCATCGATCCTTGCCATCGGTGATGTGATCGGCCGGGTGCAGCTGACACCGGTGGCCCTGGCCGAAGGCATGGCCGTGGCCCGACGTCTGTTCAAGCCTGAGCAGTACCGCCCTGTCGATTACCAGAACATCCCGACAGCAGTGTTCAGCCAGCCGCCGATCGGTACTGTGGGCCTGACCGAGGAGCAGGCGCTGGCCGCCGGGCACAAGGTGCAGATCTTCGAGAGCCGCTTCCGGGCGATGAAGCTGACCCTCACCGACATCCAGGAGAAGACCTTGATGAAGCTGGTGGTCGATGCCGAGACCGACAAGGTGCTGGGCTGCCACATGGTCGGCCCGGATGCCGGTGAAATCATCCAGGGGCTGGGGATCGCCCTGAAGGCCGGCGCGACCAAGCAGCAGTTCGACGAGACCATCGGCGTGCACCCGACCGCCGCCGAAGAGTTTGTGACCATGCGTACC